CGACCAGGGCAAGGATTCTTGCCTTAACGCCGGTAATCTCACGAGGAACTTCAATATAATTTACACCCCCGAAGGTTCCACCCTGCTTGGTAGGTTCGTTCTTCCATGTGATCCTGAACAGGTTCAACGGGTCGACGTCCCAAAGTCCTACATGGGTCATTTTCTCTTTAATATCAGCTGGTACGGTAGAAGGATCCATCATCTGCTTGAAAGTAGGTAGCAAGATGTTTTTCTCCCTACAACGTTGGATATTCTTTTTCCGTACTTCTTCATTGACATTCAAATTAATTAGCATGCCTATTCCTCCGTGGTGACACTTAGTTACTGTTTTTTAGATTAGTCAAGTATACCGTAATGAGAAAAAATGTAAAGAGAATATTCGTAAAAGTTGAATTTTTGAAAACTAATTTGCGCTAAGTGGTAGTTAGAATCGATAATACTAGCGAAAAGTGCGTTTTTTTCAATGGACATTGATGCTATACTCATACTAGTAGAGATCCTTTTTTGTATGTCATTGGCATTTGGGAATATACAAAAGATTTCTAAGAGGTCATTCATCGTTGATATGAAATGTTTGTTGCGAAATGTTGCAAAAAATATTGACTTCTCTTCAATCTGCATTAGAATGAGAAAGGGTCGGGTAGAGAACCCGGCGACACCTTTCGAAGGAGTGAGTAATGGGAGACATTATGCGCCCAGTTCCCTTCACGGAACTTATTAGCCGTATCGTTGGTGAGTACAGAAATCACCATACCATATTCGGTATTGCCGAAGAACAATTTTATCATGAGAGCGGCAAGCACAGCCTGAACGTATTCTCCCAGAGTTGTGCCACACCCTGCGGACCTGCTGCAGGCCCCCACACCCAGTTGGCCCAGAATATCATCGCAAGTTATCTTGTCGGTGGCCGATTCATGGAGCTGAAAACTGTCCAGGTACTTGATACCTTGGAGATTGAGAAACCCTGTATTGATGCACGGGATGAGGGATACAACGTTGAGTGGTCCAGTGAGTTTACCCTTCCCAAAGCATGGGACGAGTATGCAAAGGCATGGATTATCCTGCATCTGCTGGAAGCAGTGATGCAGAAAGGAAAGTTCGAGAAGCCTTCCTTTATCTTTAATATGTCTGTTGGCTACAACCTGGAAGGCATCAAGACAGAGAAGATGCAGAAATTCATTGACTCCATGATCGACGCTCGCAAAGATGAACGCTTTGCTGAGTACTTGCAGGAGCTGGAAGCTCTGATCGAAGAGGGTTTGTTCGAAGGCACTCCTTGGGAAGGGCTCGAGAAGAAGGTCAAAGGCATCAGTGAGAAAATCAGCTGGAATATCAGCCCATCTACTACCCTCAGTACCATGCATGGATGTCCTCCAAAAGAAATTGAAGCCATCTGCAGCTATATGCTGACAGAGAAGAAGGTAGACACCTTTGTAAAGCTCAATCCAACCTTGCTTGGATTTGATACGGTTCGAAAAATCCTTGATGATCTTGGGTTTGATTACCTTACCATCAGCAAGGAAAGCTTTGAGCACGATCTGCAATACCCTGATGCAATTGCCATGTTGCATCGCCTGGTTGACCTCGCAAAGAAAGAGGGCAGGGGTTTTGGTGTTAAACTGACCAATACCCTTGGATCAGTGAACGACCAGGGAGTACTCCCCGGTGGTGAGATGTACATGTCAGGCCGTACCCTGCTTCCTATTTCCACAACGGTGGGACTTAAGCTCAGCAAGGAATTTAACGGAAAGCTTCCCATCAGCTACAGTGGTGGTGCCAATGCCTTTACGATCAAGGCACTGTTCGAGAGTGGTATCAGGCCAATTACCCTGGCAACCGATATGCTCAAGCCAGGTGGCTACACCCGCATGAAACAGCTTGTGGAAATCCTTGAAGAGAGTGATGCCTGGAAGATGGATGGCATTGATGTCGAGAAACTCGAAAAGCTCTCGGAGGATGCACGAGCTGGCAAGTATGCAGTAGCTGAGAAAGACTTCAGGGGAACTGATACCGTGAAGATTGGTGAGAAACTTCCTCTCTTTGATTGCTATGTTGCACCTTGCCAAACTGCATGCCCGATTCATCAGGACGTACCTGAGTATGTCCAGCTTGTTGGTCAGGGACGCTATGGGGAAGCCTTGGCAGTCATCTATGACAAGAATGCCCTTCCCGCCATCACCGGTCATATCTGTGACCACCAGTGCCAGCTGCACTGTACCCGCATGGATTATGAGGGAGCAGTTCGTATCCGCGATATGAAGCGTATTGCAGTAGAGAACGGATTTGAAGAGTACAAGCAGCTCTGGGAAGGCCCGACCGATAAGGCTGAGATCAAGGCAGCAGTTGTTGGCGCAGGTCCTGCTGGACTTTCAGCAGCATATTTCCTTGCAAGAGCAGGTTTCGATACCGCTGTCTTCGAGAGGGAAGAGAGTGCAGGTGGTGTGGTTCGCCATGTCATTCCTGGATTCCGCCTTCCTGTGGAAGCAATTGAGAGCGATGTCGAATTCATCAAGGCTCACGGCGTACAGTTCAATTATGGAGTAGATGCAGAGAAAATGACCGTAGAAGCACTACGTGCTCAAGGTTACTCCCGTATCTTCTACGCAATTGGAAGCGAAGTAGACAATGATATCCCCTTGCAGGGGGATCGGAGCAGGGTAAGACCCTCTCTCTCCTTCCTCTCTGCATTCAGGAAAGATCCATCAACCCTTTCCCTGGGCAAGCATGTTGTGGTTGTCGGTGGTGGAAACACTGCAATGGATAGCGCACGTGCTGCAACCCGGATCAAGGGTGTTGAGAAGGTTTCGGTAATCTATCGAAGAACCGAGAAGGAGATGCCGGCCGACCATGAAGAGTATGGTATGGCACAAGAAGAGAATGTTGAGTTCATCTTCCTTGCAAATCCTGAACGCTTCGATGGCAATATGCTCACCGTCCGAAAGATGGAACTCGGTGAAATGGATGCCAGCGGAAGACGAAGACCCGTGGCGACTGAAGAGACCTTCACCATTGAAGCAGACACCATGATTACGGCAATTGGTGAACATGCTGATACAGAAAAGCTTACTTGGTACGGAGTGCCTGTCAACGAGAAGGGTTGGGCAAAGGCCGATGAGGAGACCAAGGAGTCTGAAGTTTCGGATGTATACGTCATTGGTGATGCACAGAGTGGTCCATCTACCGTTGTTAGATGTATTGCTAGTGCTAGAGCGGCAGTTGAAGCTGCCATCGACAAGGTGCTTGGTCCTGAAGAGGAAGAGAGCGAGCATGTGCACGATGAGCATTGTGACCATGACCACGATGACGATGATGATGCATTTGAAGAAGAAGAGATGAGCGACGAAGAGAGGGTGCAGCTCGAAAATGATGAGAATGAGTTCTTTGCAGATGTAACTGACAAGAAGAGCAAAATTCTTTCTTCGAAGGAGTTCGGTGATAAGGAATTTGCCGCAACTGAGGCTGCCCGCTGTATGGAATGCTCTTACCTCTGTAATAAGTGTGTGGATGTATGTCCGAACCGCGCAAATGTTGCAATTGATGTAAGGAACCTTGGGCTGTTTGCAGACCCATTCCAGATTCTTCACCTCGATGCATACTGCAACGAGTGCGGCAACTGTGAAACGTTCTGTCCCTATGATGGCGGTCCCTATCGCAAGAAGTTCACGCTCTTCAGCCGAAAGGATGATTTTGAAAATTCAGAGAACAGTGGTTTCTTCGCTGAAGGTGAGGATATCCTGGTTCGCCTCGATGGTAAAACCTATGAGTGCGAAATGGACGCAGACGGTATCCTGGTAGGGGAAGAGGAAGGCATCACTGATGAGGTTGCCGCCTTGATCGAAGAGGTATTTACCTCGTACAGCTACCTGCTTGGGTACGTGGAAGCGTAAGGAGGAACAAGTGGCTACAACGGTAATCAAACAAACCCGGATTATGCAGACCCAGCCGCCCTTTGAGGTGCAGGAAGGTGTAGACATCGTCATCGTCGACGATGTCATCACCAAGGTAGGCAAGGGTGCGGCAGAGACTATACATGCAGACAAGGTAATTGATGGAAGAGGCAAGACGGTCATTCCCGGTAATGTCTGTTCCCATCACCACTACTACTCAGGGCTCTCCAGAGGCATGCTTGCCTCTGCAGGCCCACAGACCGACTTCATTCAGATTCTGAAGGAGTGGTGGTGGCGTATCGACCGTGCACTTGATGAGGAAGCTTGTTACTACAGCTCCCTGATCAGCTCAATCGATGCCATTGCAAGTGGTACCACCACCTGTATCGACCACCATGCAAGCCCCTCTTATATTGCAGGATCCTTGGACACCATTGCCAAGGGAATGGAAGAAGTTGGGGTGCGTGGAGCTACCTGTTACGAAGTCACCGATAGAAACGGTGGAATGAAAGAGGTGGAAGCAGGCGTCGAGGAAAACCTTCGTTTTGCCATGGCCGCAAAGAGCAGTTCACTGGTTAGAGGAATGATCGGGGGACATGCCCCGTTCACCATCCCTGATGCTGGATTGAAGCTTATGGGAGAGGCAATGGCAGAGACCGGTGCCGGCCTTCATCTCCATGTTGCAGAGGACAAGTACGATGTGGTGCATAGCCACCATAAGTACCACCTGGATATCGTTGACCGATTGGAAAAATTCGGACTCTTGACTGATAATTCTCTCTTGGTTCATGGGCTTTGGCTCAGTGAGGCTGAGGTGGAAAAGATCAACGCTCATGGTACGTTCCTTGCACACAATGGACGCAGCAACATGAACAACAATGTTGGTTACTTCAAGCAGATCCAGAAGGTCGATAATTTGGTCATTGGAACCGATGGCTGTGGTGGAAATATGTTTGAAGAGCTCAAGATTGCATTCTTCAAGCACAAGGATCAGGGTGGTTCCTGGTGGCCCGCAGATTTTGTGACTGCCATGGGTCGTGGAAACCAGCTGGTTGAGAAGTATTTTGACGGGAAGTACGGTAAGGTTGCTGCCGGTTACAAGGCTGATCTGACCATCTGTGATTACCATTCACCAACCCCGCTGGTAGCAGACAATGCTGCAACCCATTTTGTATGGGGCATGAGCAGCAACTGTGTGGAAAGTGTCATCATTAATGGAAAGCTGGTGATGGAAAACCATCAGTTCCCAGGCCTTGATGTACAGAAAATCTATGACGAGGCAGCAAGAGTAGCTAAGCGCGTTTGGGATACAGTAAATACAATCGCTCCGTAACCGGTTCGATTACGACGAAGAAGAAATAGAGAACGAAAGAGGTAATGTAACATGACAATTCAAGAACAAATTAGGGCAAAGGCTGCCGAGTATCGTGACTACACGGCATTGAATCTCTCAAAGATGGTTCAGACCAAGAGCTATAGCTCCCAGGAAGAGGACGTATGTCGTCTCATCGTAACCCTTTGTGAAGAAGCTGGCTTTGATGAAGTGTATATCGATGGATTGGGCTCGGTCATCGGCCGTGTCGGCAATGGTCCCAAGAAGATTGCCTTCGATGCCCATATCGATACTGTTGAGGTTGGAAACCTAAAGAACTGGGATTTCGATCCCTTCAGTGGTGAGATCAAGGACGGAAAGGTCTGGGGACGCGGTTCCAGTGACCAGAAGGGTGGTGCAGCTTCCATGATTACTGCCGGTAGGATCCTGAAGGAGCTCGGCTACAGTGGTGAGTATACCGCTTATTTCACCTTCACCGTCATGGAAGAAGATTGTGATGGTATGTGCTGGAAGTACCTCATCGAGGAAGAGAACTTCAGACCCGACCTTGTTGTTTCCACTGAGCCTACAACCTGCCGCCTCTATCGTGGACACCGCGGAAGAATGGAGATCAGGGTAATCCTCAGGGGAATTTCCTGTCACGGTAGTGCTCCTGAGCGTGGCGTAAGTGCTGCTTACAAGGCTGCAAAGGCAGCTCTTGCCATCGAGCAGTTGAACAAGGACCTTAAGCCGGATGCAGAGAACTTCCTTGGGAAAGGCACCATCACCGTCAGCCAGATGGATGTAAAGGGACCAAGCCAGTGTGCTGTTGCAGACTATGCAATGCTCTACCTTGACCGCCGTCTTACCTGGGGTGAGGATGCAGACCTTGCAATCTCCCAGGTTCGTGAGTACATCAGCAAGGCAACCGGTGATGATCCAGAGTCAATCGTTGTCGAGATGCCCAACTATGAGAAGATTGGTTGGACCAAGAAAGAGTACTCCCAAGAGCTGTACTTCCCCACCTGGAAGATCGACGCAGATCACCCACTGGTAGAAGCTGGTGTTGCCGGCCATGAAGCTCTCTTTGGAAAGAAGCCCGTAGTCGACAAGTGGACCTTCTCCACCAACCTGGTAGCTACCACTGGTCGCCATAAGATTCCTGCTATTGGTTTCGGCCCTGGTGATGAGTCTCAGGCTCATGCCCCGAACGAGATCAACCGTGTGGATGACCTTGAAATCTGTGCTGCATTCTATGCAATGCTTCCCTATTCCTTGGAGAAGTAGTACGTAGAACAGTACTCGCTACATATGGTATACTACAGCCACAGGGATTGACACCTTGTGGCTGTTTGGAGCTTATGGTGTTTCATTGTTTATCATATAAGATAATGGTGAAGCACAGAAACTGGCCCGGCAGGTGCAAAAGGGGCTCTGCCTGCAGGGTATATAGAAAGAACCAAGGTTGTGGAGTTGCCCCCTTCCTTCTCCACACCTTCCTTGCGGAACTACCCGCATGCCGTCCTTATAAAGTATTGCAAGTGTAGCACCGACGTCTATCTGTCGTGTCCTTGCAGGAAGAAGGAGATATACAGGCATGAGTTCCTCGCTTCTCTTGAAGAACATCTACTGTCTACAACCCACATTTGATGGAAAGAAATATTGGGGCGCCGATTTGTTGATTGAAAACAACAAGGTCGCCAAGATTGCTCCTGGGGGTGGATTGGCTGCTCCCGCAAAGGGTCGTACCATCGACTGCTCAAACCATGTGGTCATCCCTGGTTTGGTAAACACGCACCATCACTTCTACCAGACATTAACCAGAAATCATCCTGCTGTGCAGAATGCAAAGCTCTTCGATTGGTTGAAATTCCTCTATGAGGTGTGGAAATATGTCGATGAGGAAGCCGTCTATTACTCATCAATGCTTGCAATGGCTGAGCTGATGAAGACTGGTTGTACCCTTACCACTGACCACCACTACCTCTATCCACGTTCATTCAAGGGTGATCTGATGGGCCTTCAATTTGAGGCTGCAGACACCTTGGGAATGCGCTTCAGTCCCACAAGAGGCTCGATGAGTTTGAGCCAGAAGGACGGAGGACTTCCTCCTGACAGCGTAGTGCAGACTGAGGATGAGATCCTCGCTGACAGCGAGCGCTGCATCAAGACCTACCATGACAGTGCCCCGGATGCAATGCACAAGATAGCACTCGCTCCCTGTAGTCCCTTCAGTGTCACCAAGGATTTGATGACAAAGACCGCAGAACTTGCAAGGAAGTATGGGGTGCGGTTGCATACCCATCTCTGTGAGACCTATGATGAAGCTGATTTCTGCCAGGAGATGTATGGGATGCGTCCTGTTGCTCTGATGCAGGAGTGTAACCTTATCGGGGATGATGTCTTTTATGCACATGGAATCCACTTCAATGATGAAGAGTTGAAAATCCTTGCAAAGACAGGTTCCCATATTGCCCATTGCCCATCCTCGAATATGCGCCTCGGCAGTGGTATCTGCCGGGTCAACGAGATGTTGCCGATGGGTATCAATGTAGCGATTGCAGTAGATGGAAGTGCCAGCAATGACAGTTCCGATATGCTTGGTGAGGTACGCCAGGCAATGCTCCTGCAACGGGTGAAATATGGTTCTGATGCATTGAGTGCCAATGAGGCATTCACCATGGCAACAGAAAACGGTGCAAAGGCGCTCAATTTCTCGAACGTTGGCCGCCTGGAAGAAGGGTGGGCTGCCGATCTGGCAATCTTTGATGTTTCCAAATTACCCTATGCGGGAAGCCAGAGTGATCCGGTCGCAAGTTTACTTTTCTGCGGCACCAATCACAACACTGACTATACAATCATTAACGGAAAGGTTGTAGTCGATCACGGGCAGCTGGTCGGATATGACGAGCAGGAACTTGCAGACAAGGCAAATGCCATCAGCAAGCGCATGATGGGTCAAGCTGCCAAAGAGGAGGCTGTATGATACAGGAATATCTCATAGCGAATACTACTGAAGACGCTCTGAACAAGAAGCGCTCAAACACCAAGAGTGTGTTTTATGCCGGGGGGACGGAGATCAACCGTCTTCATTCAACCGTTGAGGGCCAGACTGCCATCAGCCTTTCCAAGCTTGGTTTGGATACCATCACAGATGAAGGTTCCACCATCAAGATTGGTAGCATGGTGACGTTGCAGCAGCTGATCGAATCACCATTGATTCCTTCATGGCTCAAGGATGCCGCTCATTTCTGTGGTTCCTTCACCAAGCGTAATATGGCCACCATCGGAGGTAACCTTGCCCTGATGAGTGATCACTCCTACCTTGCTCCAGCATTGCTTGCAAGCCGAGCACGACTTCTTACGGCCAACCTAACTGAGAAGGGAGTATACAGTGAGGACAATATCCCCATCCGCGAATACCATGCCTATCATAAGCAGTTTGCAGGTACCTTGTTGTTGGCTGTCAGCCTCTCCAAGGATGACCGGTATGTGGGAACCGTACGGTATGCAATGAGCAGCCAGAACCGTGCTGCGGTAACCGTTGGATTCAGTGCAACAAAGGACAGTGAGCAGGTCATAGACCATGTACGGGTCTTTGTTGCTGTATACGGAAAAGGTGTCCAGCGACTGGAAAAGGTGGAGAATTCCATCGAGAACGGTGAGTTGACCACAAGAGAGGATGTACAGCTTGCTGTGCGACATGACATCGAGGTCGTGGACGATATGACTGGCAGCTCCGATTACAAGCGCTATATAGCCAGTGAAGGGGTGGGGCAACTCTTCTCTGCATTTCTCAAAGGAGGTGCACAATGAACAAAATTGTCTGTACCGTTAACGGTAAGAAACATACAGTAAGTTGCAAGCAGTCAGAAAGCTTGCGTGAAATGCTCGTTCGCCTTGGGTATACCAGCGTACGCGACAGTGACGATAAGGAAGGCTTTGCAGGCAGTGATACCGTTATTTTCAATGACGTTCCTGTGTATGCAAATTTGATGTTGGCACTCCAAGCCGATGCTGCTGAGATCAAGACCGCTGAATCAATGGGTACCAGCCGTAACCTGAATGTCATCCAGCAAGCCATGATCGATGCAGGTGTTGTACAGAGTGCTTATAATGCACCTGCTGCTGCCTTGCTCCTGACTTGGTTGCTTGAACATGAGAGTAATCCTACCAAGGAACAAATCAATCAGGTACTCAGTGGTATCTTTATCCGCGATGCAGGCTATGAACACTACTATCTGGCAGTGAAGTTGGCTCTGGAAAGAATGAAGGATGGAAAATACAAGAGTGAAATTTCTCCCTCCTTCAGAGATGAGCTGACCTATGTTGGGAAACCCAAGGGAAAGGTCGATGGACCGCAACTGGTTGCAGGCGAAGCCAGCTTCGTTGAAGACAGGGTATTGCCGGGATATCACTCAATGGTGATTCTTCGCAGTCCATATGCCCATGCGTACATCAAGAAGATCGATACCAAGAAAGCATTGGCAATGGAAGGTGTGGTTACCATCATCACCCATGAGAACTGCCCTGATGTATTCTACATGCAGGCTGGGCAGGGGAATCCAGAACCCAGTCCACACGATCGTAGATTGCTCAACCGGAAGGTTAGGCATGTTGGTGACCGTGTAGCAGCAATCGTTGCAGAAACGTATGAACAGGCAGTTGCTGCTCGCTCTGCAATCAAGGTGGAGTACGAGGTACTCAAGCCAGTATTCACCGTTGAGGAAGCGATGGAAGAAGGAGCCCCTCGTGTTCATAACGGGGTGGTAGAGTATCGCAGCGGTGCTCCCGAGAATTTGGAAGAGTACAACAAGGATGCCGATCCCAGGGATGGGAAGGTTGTCTACCAGTTCCCTCTTCATGGTGATATCAGAAGAAATATTGCCTCAGCAGCCCATGGCCAGATTGGTGATGTAGAGAAAGGTTTCAAGGAAGCTGATGCTGTGGTCGAAAGGACCTACCAGACCAGTCAGATCCAGTGTACTCCCCTTGAGCCGCACCTTGCCTACGCTAGGATTGATGGTGGGAGATTGGTTATCAATGCCTCCACCCAGGTTCCCTACCATGTGAGAAGAATTGTCTCTTGGGTTTGTCAGATTCCTGAGAACAAGATTCGAATCATCAAGGAGAGAGTTGGCGGTGGGTATGGCAGCAAGCAGGATATTTTGGTTGAGGATCTGGTAGGATATGCCACTTGGATTACCGGAAAACCAATCTATTACCGCAATACCCGTGAGGAAGAGTTCATTGCAAACTCCACCCGCCATCCGATGAGGATGACGGTCAAGATGGGCGGAAAGAAAGACGGCACCATTACCGCAGTCTATATGGATGTAAGGGCCAATACAGGACCATACGGAAACCACTGTCTTACGGTCCCGATGAATGCATGCAGCAAGACCTTGCCTTTGCTTAAGTGCGACAACATGAAGTTTGATGTAATCACCTATTACACAAACATTCCACCTACAGGAGCCTATCAGGGCTATGGAGCCCCTAAGGGTACCTACTCACTGATGACCTGTATGGCGGAGCTTGCAGAAAAACTGGGAATCGATTACTACGACATGGCCATGAAGAACAAGGTTGAACCGGGCTACATGCTTGAGATTCTCAAGGGCCTTGGAGAAGGTCGTGAAGGAAATGTAGTACCTGTTGGTTCCTGTGGATTGGAACAGGCCCTCACCCAGGGTGCAAAGATGATCGAGTGGGGCAAGAAAGTTGAATCCAAGGACCCCGACTGGAGAATCGGCAAGGGTTTTGCCATGATCCAGCAGGGAAGCGGGTTGCCAGGACTGGACCACTCCAATGCATGGGCTAAACTGCTGACCGATGGAACATTCCAGATCTTCAGTGGCGGTGCCGACTTGGGAACTGGCCTTGATACCATCAGTGCGAAGATGATCAGTGAAGCCTTCTGTGTTCCTCTGGACAGGGTCACTGTTACCAGTGGTGATACCGACAGCTGTACGTTTGACACGGGTGCCTATGCATCCAGCGGAACCTATTTCAGTGGTGGTGCAAGCTACAAGGCTGCACAGGACCTGAAGAAGAATCTGCTTGATGAGGCAGCCTACCAGATGGGAGAAAAAGCAGAGGATTTGATCCTTCGCGCTCCTGGAGAGGTGTACAGTACCAAGAGTGGCAAGACGCTTGACTATGCAAAGCTCAGCCATGATGCACTTACCGGAACAGGTCGTGGTCAGGTGATGGGAAAAGGTTCCTTTACCACGAACCATAACTCAATCCCCTATGGTGCTCACTTTGTGCAGGTCGCGGTCAACGTCAGAACTGGCCAGGTGAAGGTACAGAAGTACTATGCCCTGCAGGATGCCGGTACCCCGATCAATCCGGAACTGGCACTCTGTCAGATGTATGGTGCTGCCCTGAAATCTGTCGGGCATTCGCTCTATGAGCAGATGCTCCTTGATGAGAATGGTGTCTGTATCAATGCAAACCTGAGTGAGTATGGTGTCCCCATGGTTGATGAACAGCCAGAGGACTTCAAAGCGGTCCTGATCGATATCAATGATGAGGTAGGCCCCTATGGAGCCAAATCCATCAGTGAGATTGCAACCAACGGAGCAGCTCCAGCGCTTGCCATCGCCATACACGATGCTGTAGGGGTTTGGATGCGCAGTTGGCCGTTCTCACCTGAGAAGATCTTGAAGGAGCTTGGCAAGATTTAACGGAATCTTGCAACAAACTGCAACATAAATCTGGACAATGGGACACTGTCATGGTATAGTGCCATTGTCTGGATTTTTTATGATTCAAAACTTACGGAGGTTTCCCCACATGAAGGACAAAGCCACAATCAAACAGATGATCGAGGAACTGAAAACCCTCAAAACTGACAACATGTATCTCAACGACTTTTTCCATACCTGGAAAGAGAGTGATGACGAAATTGCTGCCGTTTTTCAGGTAGCAGAAGTACTGCGTGCATTACGCGAGAACAATATTTCCACCAAGGTGTTCGACAGTGGACTTGGAATCTCCGTTTTCCGTGACAACTCCACAAGAACACGCTTCAGCTTTGCAAGTGCTTGTAACCTGCTCGGCCTTGAGGTCCAGGATCTTGACGAGAAGACCAGCCAGATCGCTCACGGCGAGACCGTTCGTGAAACCGCCAACATGGTAAGTTTCATGGCTGACGTCATCGGTATCCGTGACGACATGTATATTGGCAAAGGCCACACCTACATGAAGACTGTTGCTGAAGCTGTACAGGACGGCTATGACGATGGAGTACTCGAGCAGAGACCCACCTTGGTCAACCTCCAGTGCGATATCGACCACCCAACCCAGAGCATGGCTGACATGCTGCACGTGATCAACCACTTTGGTGGTGTTGAGAACCTCAAGGGCAAGAAAGTAGCCATGACCTGGGCTTACAGCCCTTCATACGGCAAGCCGCTTTCTGTTCCTCAGGGCATCATCGGACTGTTCACCCGCTTTGGCATGGATGTCGTACTTG
This sequence is a window from uncultured Sphaerochaeta sp.. Protein-coding genes within it:
- the ygfK gene encoding putative selenate reductase subunit YgfK yields the protein MGDIMRPVPFTELISRIVGEYRNHHTIFGIAEEQFYHESGKHSLNVFSQSCATPCGPAAGPHTQLAQNIIASYLVGGRFMELKTVQVLDTLEIEKPCIDARDEGYNVEWSSEFTLPKAWDEYAKAWIILHLLEAVMQKGKFEKPSFIFNMSVGYNLEGIKTEKMQKFIDSMIDARKDERFAEYLQELEALIEEGLFEGTPWEGLEKKVKGISEKISWNISPSTTLSTMHGCPPKEIEAICSYMLTEKKVDTFVKLNPTLLGFDTVRKILDDLGFDYLTISKESFEHDLQYPDAIAMLHRLVDLAKKEGRGFGVKLTNTLGSVNDQGVLPGGEMYMSGRTLLPISTTVGLKLSKEFNGKLPISYSGGANAFTIKALFESGIRPITLATDMLKPGGYTRMKQLVEILEESDAWKMDGIDVEKLEKLSEDARAGKYAVAEKDFRGTDTVKIGEKLPLFDCYVAPCQTACPIHQDVPEYVQLVGQGRYGEALAVIYDKNALPAITGHICDHQCQLHCTRMDYEGAVRIRDMKRIAVENGFEEYKQLWEGPTDKAEIKAAVVGAGPAGLSAAYFLARAGFDTAVFEREESAGGVVRHVIPGFRLPVEAIESDVEFIKAHGVQFNYGVDAEKMTVEALRAQGYSRIFYAIGSEVDNDIPLQGDRSRVRPSLSFLSAFRKDPSTLSLGKHVVVVGGGNTAMDSARAATRIKGVEKVSVIYRRTEKEMPADHEEYGMAQEENVEFIFLANPERFDGNMLTVRKMELGEMDASGRRRPVATEETFTIEADTMITAIGEHADTEKLTWYGVPVNEKGWAKADEETKESEVSDVYVIGDAQSGPSTVVRCIASARAAVEAAIDKVLGPEEEESEHVHDEHCDHDHDDDDDAFEEEEMSDEERVQLENDENEFFADVTDKKSKILSSKEFGDKEFAATEAARCMECSYLCNKCVDVCPNRANVAIDVRNLGLFADPFQILHLDAYCNECGNCETFCPYDGGPYRKKFTLFSRKDDFENSENSGFFAEGEDILVRLDGKTYECEMDADGILVGEEEGITDEVAALIEEVFTSYSYLLGYVEA
- the ssnA gene encoding putative aminohydrolase SsnA yields the protein MATTVIKQTRIMQTQPPFEVQEGVDIVIVDDVITKVGKGAAETIHADKVIDGRGKTVIPGNVCSHHHYYSGLSRGMLASAGPQTDFIQILKEWWWRIDRALDEEACYYSSLISSIDAIASGTTTCIDHHASPSYIAGSLDTIAKGMEEVGVRGATCYEVTDRNGGMKEVEAGVEENLRFAMAAKSSSLVRGMIGGHAPFTIPDAGLKLMGEAMAETGAGLHLHVAEDKYDVVHSHHKYHLDIVDRLEKFGLLTDNSLLVHGLWLSEAEVEKINAHGTFLAHNGRSNMNNNVGYFKQIQKVDNLVIGTDGCGGNMFEELKIAFFKHKDQGGSWWPADFVTAMGRGNQLVEKYFDGKYGKVAAGYKADLTICDYHSPTPLVADNAATHFVWGMSSNCVESVIINGKLVMENHQFPGLDVQKIYDEAARVAKRVWDTVNTIAP
- a CDS encoding YgeY family selenium metabolism-linked hydrolase codes for the protein MTIQEQIRAKAAEYRDYTALNLSKMVQTKSYSSQEEDVCRLIVTLCEEAGFDEVYIDGLGSVIGRVGNGPKKIAFDAHIDTVEVGNLKNWDFDPFSGEIKDGKVWGRGSSDQKGGAASMITAGRILKELGYSGEYTAYFTFTVMEEDCDGMCWKYLIEEENFRPDLVVSTEPTTCRLYRGHRGRMEIRVILRGISCHGSAPERGVSAAYKAAKAALAIEQLNKDLKPDAENFLGKGTITVSQMDVKGPSQCAVADYAMLYLDRRLTWGEDADLAISQVREYISKATGDDPESIVVEMPNYEKIGWTKKEYSQELYFPTWKIDADHPLVEAGVAGHEALFGKKPVVDKWTFSTNLVATTGRHKIPAIGFGPGDESQAHAPNEINRVDDLEICAAFYAMLPYSLEK
- a CDS encoding 8-oxoguanine deaminase, producing the protein MSSSLLLKNIYCLQPTFDGKKYWGADLLIENNKVAKIAPGGGLAAPAKGRTIDCSNHVVIPGLVNTHHHFYQTLTRNHPAVQNAKLFDWLKFLYEVWKYVDEEAVYYSSMLAMAELMKTGCTLTTDHHYLYPRSFKGDLMGLQFEAADTLGMRFSPTRGSMSLSQKDGGLPPDSVVQTEDEILADSERCIKTYHDSAPDAMHKIALAPCSPFSVTKDLMTKTAELARKYGVRLHTHLCETYDEADFCQEMYGMRPVALMQECNLIGDDVFYAHGIHFNDEELKILAKTGSHIAHCPSSNMRLGSGICRVNEMLPMGINVAIAVDGSASNDSSDMLGEVRQAMLLQRVKYGSDALSANEAFTMATENGAKALNFSNVGRLEEGWAADLAIFDVSKLPYAGSQSDPVASLLFCGTNHNTDYTIINGKVVVDHGQLVGYDEQELADKANAISKRMMGQAAKEEAV
- a CDS encoding FAD binding domain-containing protein; the encoded protein is MIQEYLIANTTEDALNKKRSNTKSVFYAGGTEINRLHSTVEGQTAISLSKLGLDTITDEGSTIKIGSMVTLQQLIESPLIPSWLKDAAHFCGSFTKRNMATIGGNLALMSDHSYLAPALLASRARLLTANLTEKGVYSEDNIPIREYHAYHKQFAGTLLLAVSLSKDDRYVGTVRYAMSSQNRAAVTVGFSATKDSEQVIDHVRVFVAVYGKGVQRLEKVENSIENGELTTREDVQLAVRHDIEVVDDMTGSSDYKRYIASEGVGQLFSAFLKGGAQ